The sequence ATCTTTGCTACTCCTTGATGAGCCTTTTAGCAATCTAGACGAGCATTTACGCGAGACTGTTCGCATAGAAATTCAATCTATCCTGAAACAATATGACATGACTGCCATCATTGTGACTCATGACAAAAAAGATGCCCTGTCACTCTCCGACCGAGTTGCCTTACTTAAAGATGGTGCTATTGAACAATTTGATACTCCCGAAGCTATTTACACCTGTCCTCAAAGCACCTATGTCGCCCAATATTTTGGACGCACTAATATTATTCAAGCTACGGCAAGAGTTGGCGGATTCGAAACGGAATTAGGTTTCTTTTCTCATCCACACAAGGAAGCCATGAATCAACAAGGACTTCTCTCCATAAGGCCCCACTGGTGTCAGCTTTGCTCTAAAGAACAGCCTCTTTTCTTTGGTCATGTAAAGCGGATCATAGAGTATGGGGAATGCCAAGAAGTCACTATTGAGCCTTCTAGCCGGCCAAACAAAGAGTTCTATATTCATTTGCACCGCCATGAAAAGGTGCGGTCAGGTCAAGAGTTGGGCATCGATATTACAGCTCCTCCTTTGAAATTCATCGGTAAAAATACCCAAGATAGTCATGGCTAGTCACTGGTTAGAGCTAAAGATTTGCTAAGAATTGTTCACTGCTTGATTTCAATTCGAACTGTCAGGGTACGTAACTCCACCTCCTAAAGCTTTGAAAAGTTGCACGTGATTGATGGATACCTGCCCTAAACTTTGCGCTTCTTCATCTTGGTCAAGGGTGAGAGAGCGTTCTGCATCCAGCACGTTTTGAAAACTAACCAAGCCGCTTTTATAATTTTGTTTAACAAGCGATACTGTTTTAGCTGTTGAATCTGCAGCCTTTTTGAGCAGCTCATGTCGCTTGCGTTCAGTAGCAATTGCAACAAGTGAATTCTCAACTTCTTCTACGGCTATAAGCACCGTATTTTCATAGCTAAGAAGTGCCTGCCGTGCTAAGGACTCTTCAGATTCAACACGTTTACGAATTTCTCCAGCATTAAATAAGTTCCAGCGAAACGTAGGATTAAGCCCCCAAGCTCGCGCGGCCAAATCAAATAAGTTGCCAGCATCTGATGCTTGAAGCTGGAAACTTCCATTTAAGCTAAGTTGTGGATAGAGCTCTGCTTGAACCACACCGATACGAGCGGTTTGAGCTGCAAGGTTGCGTTCAGCTTCGCGAATATCCGGCCTGCGTCTTATCAGTTCAGCCGGCAACCCTACAGATAATGTTTGAGATGGTAGAGGAATATCATGATCACCTTTCAATAGGCTATCAATATTTCCTGGATACTCACCTAATAATACAGACAAGCGGTTTCTGGCAAAGGCTGCTTCTTGCTCGAGCAGGGGAACAA comes from Verrucomicrobiota bacterium and encodes:
- a CDS encoding ABC transporter ATP-binding protein: MINAKNHKKLRKLRIKEICKFTLHNVSLEVREREIVTLLGASGSGKSTLLRIIAGVTEPDRGSVFIDEESVVDENIFVLPEKRQVGLVFQDYCLFPHMTVEENICFGLNNKMNKDTGDRKEILEELLIRFDMINLGKRYPHQISGGQQQRVAIARALACRPSLLLLDEPFSNLDEHLRETVRIEIQSILKQYDMTAIIVTHDKKDALSLSDRVALLKDGAIEQFDTPEAIYTCPQSTYVAQYFGRTNIIQATARVGGFETELGFFSHPHKEAMNQQGLLSIRPHWCQLCSKEQPLFFGHVKRIIEYGECQEVTIEPSSRPNKEFYIHLHRHEKVRSGQELGIDITAPPLKFIGKNTQDSHG
- a CDS encoding efflux transporter outer membrane subunit, whose protein sequence is MRSFIKRSLLYGLLVSSLSFSSCVVGPDYLAPGFPTSDQWHYALKKELVQEVTPLETWWQSFNDPALTELILLASASNKDLKIALEKVEEARALQGVAASAYYPRIDGIGNYDYSRSSQRLGSPTNANNPSERFSWGFDSSWEVDLFGKVRRSVESSQANQEAAVEFSRDIMVSLYAEIALNYIQLRTSEKRSRLAQANVAVQQESNRVTQARFKAGLVPRIDMTQALTNLNNTKAIVPLLEQEAAFARNRLSVLLGEYPGNIDSLLKGDHDIPLPSQTLSVGLPAELIRRRPDIREAERNLAAQTARIGVVQAELYPQLSLNGSFQLQASDAGNLFDLAARAWGLNPTFRWNLFNAGEIRKRVESEESLARQALLSYENTVLIAVEEVENSLVAIATERKRHELLKKAADSTAKTVSLVKQNYKSGLVSFQNVLDAERSLTLDQDEEAQSLGQVSINHVQLFKALGGGVTYPDSSN